DNA from Agarilytica rhodophyticola:
GCAAAACGAGCCAGTGGTGTATCCTGACACATACCGGCGCCACCGTGAATTTGTATGGCCATATCAACTACTTTTTGCAGCATATTCGGCACAGCAACTTTGATGGCAGAAATTTCGGTCATGGCGTGTTTGACGCCGACATTGTCGATTTTCCACGCCGCGTGCAAGGTGAGTAGTCGCGCCTGCTCAATAGCGATACGGGCATCGGCCATGCGCTCTGAGTTACCGCCTAATTTAAATAATGGTTGGCCAAATGCTTCTCGGTCTAGGGATCTTTGCATGGCAAGTTCTAAAGCTTTTTCGGCCATGCCTATGGCTCGCATGCAGTGGTGAATGCGTCCTGGGCCGAGCCTGCCTTGAGCGATTAGAAAGCCTTGGCCCAAGCCGACTAATAGATTTTCTTTGGGAACTCTAACATTGGTAAAATGCATTTCGCCGTGACCCACAGGAGCGTCGTAGTCGCCATAGGCACTGAGCATTCGAACAATTTTGATTCCTGGAGTATCCAGCGGTACTAGTACCATACTGTGTTGGCTATGCTTGTCATTCTCAGGGTTGGATAAGCCCATAAAAATGGCCAACTTGGCATTAGGGTGCCCTAAGCCTGTTGTCCACCATTTCTTGCCGTTTAACACCAAATTATCGCCGTCAACTTCTATAGAGGCCTGCATATTGGTAGCGTCTGACGAGGCGACGTCAGGTTCGGTCATGCCGAACACAGAGCGAATCTCTCCACTGAGCAGAGGTTGCAGCCAGCGTTCTTTTTGTTGTTCATTACCAAAATGGTAAAGCACTTCCATATTGCCTGTATCTGGGGCATTGCAATTAAAAATTTCTGAGGCAAACAGATAGCGTCCCATTTCTTCAGCTAAAGGCGCATATTCAACACAACTCAAACCTTGTGCTAGTTCTGCATCTGGGAGAAACAGGTTCCAAAGTCCGGCATCTTTGGCTTTCTGTTTAAGGGGCTCGATTAGAGGGTGAAGTTTCCATGTGCGCCAATCCCCGGTGGGATTGAGCTCTTCTGTTTCGTTGTATATTTTTTGTTCTACAGGTTTTATATGTTCATCTATAAACGCTTTCAAGCGACCTAGATAATCTTGCGTTTTTTCGCTATGGGTAAACTGCATGTTAAGACTCCTGCGGTCTGTTTTTTCCGAACTCTCTGGCAAAACATGTGAGTGTTGAAATAACTTTTGCCTGTGCTCATTTTATATATTTATTTTTTTCGTCAGACTCTAAGCGCAATGGTTACCTTACTCCTGGCTACTCAGTATGGCGATCTTGGCAACTTATTTTTATTTCCAGAATAACGATACTGACATTATCACAGCCCCTCAAGTCTGAACATTAAGAGCTAACAAGGGAAGCTAGCACATATTGCAGCTTTTGTTGATGGAATAAAGGAGCACAAAGTTTGTCTTTTAACGACAGATGGTTTGTTTTGTCTTGTTCTCTACGGTTTTATTGTGATTTCTTGGTGCGAAATTCAGCGTTTGTATAACGCTCAACTATGGTTTCTAAGTGCACAGGCACAAACATAAAAATAGAATCTTTATAGCCACCTTCTCCACCTTCTATTAACCGCATCCGCGACGTTGGAGAATTTTATGAGAAGAATTTTAATCTTGTTGTAGCCGTCATAGGGAGCTGCATAATTTGCGTTAATACGATAAGACCCTGGTGCTATTTCCATGTCATTTATAAATCTATTTTGCTTAATTAATGAACCAGCTTTTGTTCGTTAAGTATACTGTAGAGTCTATTATGAAAGCGTATTTTGCTGCGGCGCTTGCGGCCGTATTCTTGCCTTTTTCTTTGAATCTTTCGGCGTATTTTGTTCATGATGCCCAAATCTAGTCCAACTACCAAAGTCCAGAACTTGCTTATGATGACTATGCCTATGATTTTCCTTGGATTTTTGATGAGGATTATGTCGTGATAGATACTCACGCTCATATCCTTCTGCCTGGTAATGAGCGTGGTTTGAATCCAAATGTAGCAGCTTCTCCATGTGAATTTCGGCGACAAATGCGTGCAGCAGGTGTTGGGAAAGCGGGAATTATGGCGGGTTATTGTTTCCATGAAATGATCTTATTTGCTGTGATGAGGCAGGGGCCTTTTTACAACAACAATGTTTACTTTGACTTATCTGCAACGGCTGAACTTTATGTGGATTCTCCTCGGCAAGATGAATTGGTGTGGACAATGCAACATATAGGTATGGATCAATTCTTGTTCGCCTCTGATTTCCCTATTTTTAACCTTGCTGAAACCCGTTCTGTTATAGATAGATATCATTTCACTTACAAGGAACGAAGGAAACTATTGCGTGACAATGCTATAGCTATATTTGACTTGTCGTTAGCGCCTTTGAGTATCACTTGCTAACATCAAGTGCTAGCTAGGTAAGTAGGCTTTACGGCACTTTACCCCGTGAAGTCTTATTCTTTGCCGACCCTCTTAGGTTTCCTGTTAAGAAGGTTCTTTTTACCTCGCTAACTATTGAAGCCTGTCTTAATATCCTGCTATAATCCGCGCCCTTCGTGGAGCGGGCTCCCTCAAAAGTGACAGGCCTATTTTACGCACAAGCTTGTTCTGATAGTAGCGTTCTCGAAAGCCTATAACAGCGCATCGTATATACATATACTCGATATGAAAGTGAATATTTGAAGTATTTCTATACGTATGGATGCATTGGCAGAGAGTTCTCACTGCCTGTTCAAGTTATGATAGCCATGATGGAGGTATCGGTTTGCTGAAAAGCGGCCTTCTCTGTTAGGGGTTCTTTCTATATCAAACTTCATCAAATGTGTTATTTGGTATATCATATTTGGTAACTTAAGAATGCTGTGTTGTATTTTGTGTATTCTCGCGGTGAAGGCCCCGGTTTTTGGGGCTTTTTAGCATCTATAAGGTGAGGATTTTGCAAATTAAGAAGCCAATAATGTAAATGTTATTGGATGGTAGATGGGCTTTGTGCCCATTTTTTGTTTCTGCTAGTTGAGATAAGAATGGCTGGAATACAGGCTAAACTTGAAAAAATTGTAGAATCGGCGATAACCGCTCTAGGCTGCGAGCTTTGGGGGCTGGATTATTTTGTACAGGGAAAGAAAACACTGCTTAGGATCTATATTGATAAGCCTGGCGGTGTAGTGATAGAGGACTGTGAAGCCGTAAGTCGGCAAATAAGTAGTGTTTTAGACGTAGAAGATCCTATTGCTGCTGAGTATACCTTGGAAGTTTCGTCCCCTGGGATGGATAGGCGCTTGTATAAATTAACGCAATATGATGAGTTCATTGGTCAAAAGCTGACAGTTAAGTTGAGAATGGGATTCGAGGGGCGGAAGAATTTTACAGGTATTCTCAAAGGAATTGAGGAGGACGAGGTCGTGTTAGAAGTTGATAACGAAGAGTACCTCCTCCCATATGAATTGATAGATAAGGCGAACGTTGTTCCCACGTATTAGGAATTTAGAGGCAACCGATGAAAAAAGAAATATTGCTGGTCGCAGATGCTGTATCCAACGAAAAAGGCGTAGACCAGGAAGTGATTTTTCAAGCTATCGAATTGGCGTTAGCAACGGCGACAAAAAAGCGCTATGACGAGGATTCAGATATTCAAGTGACCATCGATAGGAAGTCTGGCGACTATGTTACCGTGCGACGCTGGACAGTTGTAGACGATGACACTCTTGCAGAACTGGGAACACAATTAACAACAGAAGAAGCTGCCGAAGTAAACAGCAGCTTAAAAGTTGGCGATGTCCACGAAGAAGTGGTAGAGAATGTTGAGTTTGGTCGTATTGCTGCCCAGACGGCAAAACAAGTTATTGTACAAAAAGTTCGCGAAGCGGAACGTGCTCAAATTGTAGAGCAGTATCAAGGACAGGTTGGCCAACTTATTTCTGGAACTGTTAAAAAAGTTACACGCGATAATATTATCGTTGATCTGGGCAATAACGCAGAGGGCTTATTGCCAAGAGAAGAGTTGGTGGGGCGCGAAGTATTCCGTATGAATGATCGTGTACGCTCACTATTAATGGCTGTGCGTCCTGAAATTCGTGGCCCGCAACTGTTTTTAAGTCGCGCCAGTGCCCAGATGCTCACTGAGCTATTTAAGATTGAAGTGCCAGAGATTGCGGAAGAAGTTATCACTCTGCGCGGGGCCGCGCGAGACCCAGGTTCACGCGCCAAGATAGCTGTTTCCACTAATGATGGACGTATGGATCCCGTAGGTGCCTGTGTTGGCATGCGAGGTTCTCGTGTGCAAGCTGTGTCCAATGAGTTGGGCAATGAGCGAATTGATATTGTGTTATGGGACGATAATCCAGCTCAATACGTTATTAATGCAATGGCTCCGGCTGAAATTGAATCTATTGTTGTCGATGAAGAAACGGGTGCAATGGATCTGGCTGTAAGCGCAGACAACCTAGCACAGGCGATTGGTCGCGGTGGTCAGAATGTGCGTCTTGCATCTGAGCTCACCGGTTGGCAAATCAACGTGATGAATGTTGAAGATTGGAATAAAAAGCAGGAAGCTGAAGCTGGCAGTTCTATTGATATCTTTATCGAGCATTTAGATGTTGATGAAGATGTGGCGGAAATCCTGGTTGAAGAAGGTTTCACCACTTTGGAAGAGGTGGCGTATGTGCCAATGGAAGAATTCCTCAATATAGAAGGTTTCGACGAGGATATTGCCACTGAACTACGTGATCGTGCAAAAGATGCGCTACTTACTCAAGCGCTTGCGTCAGAAGAGAAAACGGGCGACTCCGTACCGCAAGAAGATTTGCTTACCATGGAGGGAATGGATGAAAACCTCGCGAATATATTGGCATCTAGAGGTGTGGTATCAATGGAAGATCTGGCTGAGCAGTCAGTTGATGAGTTGATGGATATCGAAGGTATGGACGAAGATAGAGCGGGCGCATTGATATTGAAAGCCCGTGAACCTTGGTTTGCTGACGAGTAAATAAAAAATTAAATGTGACCGTTTAGGCGTCACTTGGTGGATCTGATCTTGCTGTTACGCCTGTAGGCTAATAGTTGTGATAAAAGGATGTGTCAGCACAAGTTAAAGGCTTGTGTGGCTACTTATTAATGTTCGCTAAATCAACAAACTAAGCGAGCATTGAATAGGTTTAGCTGTTGTATAGCGTTCAGGAGAACTATTTGGGTCTTCAGGTTAAGTTAATAGTAAACAGATATATTTGTATTGGGAATCTAGATTAATATGGCAGATGTAACAGTTAGTGAACTCGCCACCTCGGTTGGCGCTTCAGTCGATCGCATACTGACGCAGATGAAGCAGGCTGGTTTGTCTCATCAAAATGCTGGCGATATTGTTTCTGATGAAGAGAAACAAAAGTTATTGTCGTTCCTGAAATCTAGTCATGGGGCCAGCGCTGACACTCCCAAAAAGATCACGCTTAAGCGCAAGACTACACAAACCCTAAAAACTGGAAGTGGCAGCTCGCGCAAAACAGTTAACGTTGAAGTGCGTAAGAAGCGTACCTACGTTAAACGCGACCCTGTCGAGCCTGTAGAGGCAGATCTAGCTCTAGAAACCGAAGTTGCAAAGAATGCAGAACTGGCGAAAAGCACAGTTGTTGAAGTGCCTAAGACTAAGGATGAGCCTGTTAAAGAAGCTACCACTGATGAGGCGCCTAAAAAAGAGGTGCAGGCTACTGAAACAGTAGAAAAAGAAGCAGCGCTGGAAGAAGTGTTAGCTTCACCAAAAGTTGAGGCTGAAGCGAAGGCCGAACCTGAGCCAGTAGAGGCTAAAGCTGAACCAGAAATTAAGGCAGAGCCAGAACCTAAAAAAGCGCCTGAGCCTAAGCAAGAAGAGCCTGCAGAAAATAAGGCTGCACCGGCAAAAGCTAAAGCTGACAAAGCCAGCAAGCCTAAAAAAGCTAAAAAAGCTGAGAAAGATACTGCGCCACCCAAGCCTGTGGCTTCCTCTCTTGTAGATGATGCCGAACTTTTGCGTCAGAAAGCGATTCTTGCTCGTAAGGCTGAAGAAAAGAAGGCAGCAGAAGAAAAACTAGCTGCGCAGGAAAAACGCAAAAACGAAGAGCAGCGTAAAGCGAGCGAGTCTGAAAAAGCTAAAAATCCGAAGGCTAATGCAAACGCCAAACCTGAGCCTAAAGCCGCTGATGTAAAAGCGGAAGATGAACGTAAGCATTCTAAGAAGGGCAAGGAAAAGCACGGCGCAGCATTCGATGATACTGAAGAAGACAAGTCTAAGCACAATAAGAAAGCAGGCAAAGCGGTTAAGAAGGTGGCAGGCCCGAAGAAAGTGGCTTCGCCATTGGACTATGTGGAAGACAAGTCAGAAATTGATGAAGTTATTCATGCGCCTAAGCCGAAAAAGATTTCTGGAGCTACTAGAAAGCAAATAAAAATCGCCAACAAGCATGGCTTTAAAAGACCAACTGAGAAAATAGTGCATACTGTTGAAATTCCAGAAGAGATTACTGTCGCCGAACTAGCCTCTCGTATGAGTGTTAAAGGCGGTGAGGTTGTTAAGCATTTGATGAAGATGGGCACCATGGCCACGATGAATCAAATGATCGATCAAGATACGGCTCAGCTAGTTGTTGAAGAGATGGGGCATAAATTTACTCTGACCACGGCTGATGCAGTTGAAGTTAAGTTGAAGGAAAGCGTTGAGCTAAGTGATGCTGAGACTATACATCGTGCACCTGTTGTGACCGTCATGGGCCACGTTGACCACGGTAAGACATCACTACTTGACTATATTCGTGAAGCCAAGGTTGCCGCTGGAGAAGCAGGTGGAATTACACAACATATCGGTGCTTACCGAGTGCAGACCGGTCATGGAGAACTTACTTTCTTAGATACTCCTGGGCACGCCGCATTTACCGCAATGAGAGCACGTGGAGCTCAATGTACTGATGTGGTTATTTTGGTGGTAGCTGCCGATGATGGTGTTATGCCCCAGACTGAAGAAGCGGTGCAGCATGCTCGTGCTGCTGGCGTACCTTTAGTAGTTGCTATCAATAAGATTGATAAAGAAGGTGCCGATCCCGATCGTGTTAAAAACGAATTGTCGGCCAAAGATGTCATCCCTGAAGACTGGGGCGGTGATACGCAATTTATCGCCGTATCTGCCCACACTGGGGAAGGCATTGAAGAGTTGTTAGAGGCTGTGGCTCTACAAGCAGAGTTGCTTGAACTGGATGCCCCTATCGGCGTACCTGCTAGCGGTGTTGTTATCGAATCACGCATGGAAAAAGGTCGTGGTGTGGTTGCTACCGTGCTTGTCCAGAAGGGCCATTTGAAAGGTGGCGATATTATGCTGGCGGGGCAAAGCTTTGGTCGTGTGCGTGTCATGACTAATGAGCTGGGCCAAAAAGTCAATGATGCTGGACCTTCCGTGCCTATCGAGTTGCTTGGTCTGGATACGCCACCTAATGCGGGAGATGAATTCGTTGTTGTTCCCGATGAGAGAAAAGCGCGAGAAGTGGTTGGTTTCCGTGCAGAGAAAGAGCGTGCAGAACGATTGGCTCGC
Protein-coding regions in this window:
- a CDS encoding acyl-CoA dehydrogenase family protein — encoded protein: MQFTHSEKTQDYLGRLKAFIDEHIKPVEQKIYNETEELNPTGDWRTWKLHPLIEPLKQKAKDAGLWNLFLPDAELAQGLSCVEYAPLAEEMGRYLFASEIFNCNAPDTGNMEVLYHFGNEQQKERWLQPLLSGEIRSVFGMTEPDVASSDATNMQASIEVDGDNLVLNGKKWWTTGLGHPNAKLAIFMGLSNPENDKHSQHSMVLVPLDTPGIKIVRMLSAYGDYDAPVGHGEMHFTNVRVPKENLLVGLGQGFLIAQGRLGPGRIHHCMRAIGMAEKALELAMQRSLDREAFGQPLFKLGGNSERMADARIAIEQARLLTLHAAWKIDNVGVKHAMTEISAIKVAVPNMLQKVVDMAIQIHGGAGMCQDTPLARFASGARALRLADGPDEVHKKMVSRLELAKYRR
- a CDS encoding amidohydrolase family protein, producing the protein MIDTHAHILLPGNERGLNPNVAASPCEFRRQMRAAGVGKAGIMAGYCFHEMILFAVMRQGPFYNNNVYFDLSATAELYVDSPRQDELVWTMQHIGMDQFLFASDFPIFNLAETRSVIDRYHFTYKERRKLLRDNAIAIFDLSLAPLSITC
- the rimP gene encoding ribosome maturation factor RimP, giving the protein MAGIQAKLEKIVESAITALGCELWGLDYFVQGKKTLLRIYIDKPGGVVIEDCEAVSRQISSVLDVEDPIAAEYTLEVSSPGMDRRLYKLTQYDEFIGQKLTVKLRMGFEGRKNFTGILKGIEEDEVVLEVDNEEYLLPYELIDKANVVPTY
- the nusA gene encoding transcription termination factor NusA yields the protein MKKEILLVADAVSNEKGVDQEVIFQAIELALATATKKRYDEDSDIQVTIDRKSGDYVTVRRWTVVDDDTLAELGTQLTTEEAAEVNSSLKVGDVHEEVVENVEFGRIAAQTAKQVIVQKVREAERAQIVEQYQGQVGQLISGTVKKVTRDNIIVDLGNNAEGLLPREELVGREVFRMNDRVRSLLMAVRPEIRGPQLFLSRASAQMLTELFKIEVPEIAEEVITLRGAARDPGSRAKIAVSTNDGRMDPVGACVGMRGSRVQAVSNELGNERIDIVLWDDNPAQYVINAMAPAEIESIVVDEETGAMDLAVSADNLAQAIGRGGQNVRLASELTGWQINVMNVEDWNKKQEAEAGSSIDIFIEHLDVDEDVAEILVEEGFTTLEEVAYVPMEEFLNIEGFDEDIATELRDRAKDALLTQALASEEKTGDSVPQEDLLTMEGMDENLANILASRGVVSMEDLAEQSVDELMDIEGMDEDRAGALILKAREPWFADE
- the infB gene encoding translation initiation factor IF-2, which translates into the protein MADVTVSELATSVGASVDRILTQMKQAGLSHQNAGDIVSDEEKQKLLSFLKSSHGASADTPKKITLKRKTTQTLKTGSGSSRKTVNVEVRKKRTYVKRDPVEPVEADLALETEVAKNAELAKSTVVEVPKTKDEPVKEATTDEAPKKEVQATETVEKEAALEEVLASPKVEAEAKAEPEPVEAKAEPEIKAEPEPKKAPEPKQEEPAENKAAPAKAKADKASKPKKAKKAEKDTAPPKPVASSLVDDAELLRQKAILARKAEEKKAAEEKLAAQEKRKNEEQRKASESEKAKNPKANANAKPEPKAADVKAEDERKHSKKGKEKHGAAFDDTEEDKSKHNKKAGKAVKKVAGPKKVASPLDYVEDKSEIDEVIHAPKPKKISGATRKQIKIANKHGFKRPTEKIVHTVEIPEEITVAELASRMSVKGGEVVKHLMKMGTMATMNQMIDQDTAQLVVEEMGHKFTLTTADAVEVKLKESVELSDAETIHRAPVVTVMGHVDHGKTSLLDYIREAKVAAGEAGGITQHIGAYRVQTGHGELTFLDTPGHAAFTAMRARGAQCTDVVILVVAADDGVMPQTEEAVQHARAAGVPLVVAINKIDKEGADPDRVKNELSAKDVIPEDWGGDTQFIAVSAHTGEGIEELLEAVALQAELLELDAPIGVPASGVVIESRMEKGRGVVATVLVQKGHLKGGDIMLAGQSFGRVRVMTNELGQKVNDAGPSVPIELLGLDTPPNAGDEFVVVPDERKAREVVGFRAEKERAERLARQQASKLENMFAGIGENETKILPVVLKADVRGSLEAIQAALIDLGNEEVQVNVIGGGVGGITENDINLALTSGAIVLGFNVRADASARKIAETESIEIRYYSIIYQLIDEVKSALGGMLDPERVEEIVGIAEVRDVFRSPKFGQVAGCMVVEGSVFRNKPIRVLRDNVVIFEGELESLRRFKDDVNEVRNGMECGIGVKNYDVKVGDQIEVFDVKELAREL